From the genome of Cetobacterium sp. ZOR0034:
TAGGAGCAGAAGCTTCAAAGAATATAGCAAATATCTACTTATTATCAGAAAAAAGAGATGTAAGATTAGATATAATTTCAATTTATAGTAGTATAATCAATTATGAAAAAGATTTAACAGTGTTAGAATCTTCAATGAAAGAGTTACAAGCGAGATATATGAAACAAAAAGAGCAACTAGATTTAAGATTAGTAACAAAAGCTGATCTATTAAAAACAGAATACTCAATTTTAGAGTTAGAAGCTCAAATAACAGGAA
Proteins encoded in this window:
- a CDS encoding TolC family protein → GAEASKNIANIYLLSEKRDVRLDIISIYSSIINYEKDLTVLESSMKELQARYMKQKEQLDLRLVTKADLLKTEYSILELEAQITGTKTNLEIAKKDLKLKLMIPTNEEIVLKEFMVPENLTTGID